The Penaeus vannamei isolate JL-2024 chromosome 4, ASM4276789v1, whole genome shotgun sequence genome segment tctctttattctctttctcttcctttctttctctctgtgacgctttctccttgtttttcttctctctctttctctctgtctctttctccttttttttcttctctctctttctcttattttctttctatctgtgtcgctttctccttttttttcttctctctctttctctctgtgtctctttctccttttttttcttctctctctttctctctgtgtctctttctccttttttttcttctctctctttctcttcttttctttctctttgtggctctttctcctttttttcttatctctctttctcttctcctcttcctctctgtgtctctttctccttttttttcttctctcctccctttcttgttttctatgtacttttcgttgtttttcaccgtttttattttgtttttctcttttttacccgCTCCCCTTTAAACActaagacataaacacacacacacacacacacacacacacacacacacacacacacacacacacacacacacacacacacacgcacacaacacacacacacacacacacacacacacacacacacacaacacacacacatacacgcacacacacatccatgcatacaatCTTGAAAGTCAAAGCCCAACATAGCAAATcatctaaaaaaagaaatacagaaaacacATTCcttaaagataaacaaataaatgaataaacaaaggaagaaagaaaaaaaaacgaaaaaagtaaaaacacgaAGGTAAAATTcgtccaaaaataaacaaacaaacaaataaataaataaataaataaataaataaaaagtaaaaacacaaaaaagtaaaaatcgtccaaaataaacaaacaaatatataaataaataaacaaaggaagaaagaaacgaaaaaaacgaaaaaacgaaaaaaagtaaaaaagaaaaaaaaaagaaaaaaagtaaaaaaggaaatatatttctcatttcctatttcccctttttattcggCTACAGTGGACAGCCGTTGAACCGTTAAGCGGAGGGATATTGTGACGAGTGAAATGATGTGGCTtcgatatttcttctctctctctctttctgtctctgtctgtctgtctctctttctctctctttctctctgtctctgtctgtttgtctctctctctctctctctctttctctctttcagtggttatttttctattttgttctattctttctctgttttttctcacttttttcattctctgttctcattattttttctttctcctttttccatcttcttcttcttcttcttcttcttcttcttcttcttcttcttcttcttcttcttgttcttcttctctctctctctctctctctctctctctctctctctctctctctctctccctcttctctgttttgcactttctctcttttacttcttttgcttctccatttttttctgattttaatttttttttttttttttgctttcttatcGGAATGACCCAATATAACACCTGGAAGTGTGCCTTGAATTCTTTAttataaaagaggagaggaaaaagaggagaggaaaaggaggaggggaaggagggggtagggatggaggaagggaggaggggaggaaggaagaaggaaggagggagagggagagggagagggagggagagatggaggaaggagagagagggagagggagggagagggagggagagggaggaagagggaaggagagggagggagggagggagagagagagagagagagagagagagagagagagagagagagagagagagagagagagagagagagagagagagagagagagagaaagagagagagagagagagagagagagagagaaagagagagagagagagagagaaagagagagagagagagagagagagagagagagagagagagagagagagagagagagagagagagagagagagagagagagagagagagagagacagacagacagacagagacagagagacagacagagaaaagtgagaaagagagaataaaaaaaatgaaaaacgagaatacaaaaagaaagaaaatagatcaaAACATCGAAACCAAACAGCAAGACCAAACATAAACactaaacaagaacaaaaacaactgaATCACCCAAACATccacgcaaacaaaacaaaacaaaaaaaaaaaaacagcccgcTAAGCACAAACAAAAACCAAGGAAGGAACCCACCCCCCcaactcccctgcccccctcaccccacccaccccccgtcAAGAGGCATAAAGACCAAAACAAATGGAGGAATCTCGACCGGAAGATTGGCTGCTGGAAGGGGGTCCGGTAGGTCCTGCTGGGAAGTGAGCCGCCGTGACGCCCCCTTCACTGCTCTTGTCTGTGGGCGCCGACCGTGCATTGGCTACCCTTATCAATGAgtaaatgaatgtatgaatatgtgtttatatgtgtgtgtgtgtgtgtgtgtgtgtgtgtgtgtgtgtgtgtgtgtgtgtgtgtgtgtgtgtgtgtgtgtgtgtgtgtgtgtgtgtgtggcgtgcgtggtgtgtctgtgtgtgcgtgtgttttattttattattactgtcttttttatttatttatttattattattttattttgtgtgtgtgtgcgtgttgtgtgtgtgtgtgtgtgcgagtttgtttgtttgtgtgtgtgattgtgtgtgtgtgtgtgcgtgtgtgtgtgtgtgtgtgtgtgtgtgtgtggtgtgtgtgtgtgtgtgtggtgtgtgtgtgtgtgtttgtgtgcgcgcgtgtgtttgtgcgcgcgtgtgtttgtccgtgcgcgcgtgtgtgtgtgagtatgtgtgtgtgtgtacatgtatatgtatgcctctTTATACGTCATTGTATTAAAATTTCTGAATAATTTCCCTCAATTTCCAGCGATCGCCCAAGGAGACTGTTTGTACAACTCGACTACCATTTCTCTCGACAATTCTCCTGTTGGTTTGTGCTCACGGGGGTTAGTCCTCGCTCTGGGTTGGGGTTCCAGGCTTTGTTAAGGAGggcaggtttatatatatatatatatatatatatatatatatatatatatatatatatatacatatatatatatacacacacatatatgtatacatatatatatatatatatatttatatatatatacagtatatatatatatatatatacatacatatatatatatatatatatatatatatatatacatagtatatatatatatatatatattatatatttatactcatatatatatatatatttatttatttatactcatatatatatatgtatatatatatatatatacatatatatatattcatatctatctatctatcagtctttatgtgtatgtgtgtgtgtgcgtatgcgtgcgtccgtgtgtgtgtgtttgcgtgtgtgtgcaaacgtGCGTCTATCACTGTGTCTctccacatccccccctccctaccctaaaccccctccctccccctcacccctccaatctcgcaacccccgcccctcccagccctccttacccccctcccacacctccccacctcccccgccgCCAAGCAGAAACGTCCCGCTCAATCCCTCCGCCCGACCTCCTTTGCACGCTCCGACAAGCAAGCAGGGAGCGCAAGAAGACCGGCAGATGCTACGAGTGCTTGCCGTGCTTGCGATGACGCCCGGGATGCCAAGCGTAGAGCGAAAGCGTAGGTAACGAACGCGGATTCTACGATGGGAGACGCAGCGGCGGGGTCGGTGCGGAGGAGGTTGGGGCAGGCGGGTCTtaaatatgtacatctatatatttctatatatatgaatatatacatatgcatattcatacatgtatatatacatacacacacactgacacacatacatatatatattcatatatttatgatatgtctatctatctgtctctgtctgtctgtctgtatatgtatatgaatacatatatatatatatatatatatatatatatatatatatattatatattctatatttatatatatacatatatatatatatgtgtgtgtgtgtgtgtgtgtgtgtgtgtgtgtgtgtgtgtctgtgtgtgtgtgtgtgtgtgtgtgtgtgtgtgtgtgtgtatgtgtgtatatatatatatatatatatatatatatatatatatatattatatatatatatgtatatatatatatatacgagagagagagaaagaggcagacagacagacagacagagagagagagagagagcgagagagagagagagagagaggcagagagaaagaaagaaagagagagagatagagaaagagagagagatagagaaagagagggagaaagagagatagagagaaagagagaaagagagagagatagagagatagagagatagatagatagatagatagagagagagagagagagagagagagagagagagagagagagagagagagagtgagagagagagagagaaagagaacgagagagagatagaaagacaaagagagaaagaaagaaagagagagagaaagagaaagagaaagagaaagagagagagagagagagagagagagagagagagagagagagagagagagagagagagagagagagagagagagagagagagagagaaagagaaagagaaagagaaagagaaagagaaagagaaagagaaagagagaaacggggacaaacatagagacagacagagagaccaacAAGCAGACATCAAACAGCCACTCATCAACCACTGAACAACCCCTCAGCCAAACAGCCCCAATCGAGCCCATTATCAAACAACCTAAAGAGCTAACCTAATAAACCAGACCTATTTCGAACTCCCCAAAatggaaaacacacacagaaaaaaagctCATTCGTGTATAAGGTAAAAGGAACGAAGTAAACACCAttggaaaacacacacagaaaaaaaaaaaaaagtactcatTCGTGTATAAGGTAAAAAAGGAACGATGTAAACACCAAACTTTGAGGTTTGCTTAGCGGTGTTGCGAGTACGTACGAATCGAGCGCCTTTCGCTACACTCGAGCGGCCATGCGACAACACTGCTACGTTTAGGGATTGTATAGTCTgtaacttcttctttttctctttttttaaactttacTCTCCTTTTTTGAGTTAGatgatttcttttttacttttctatcgTTACTCCCTCCTTGTTTTTAGCTAGATGATAgcgatcttaatttttttttcaacttaatTTTTTTCCCGCTGGGTGATAGCGATTTTCCGCTACGTATGCGTTGATCTTCAGGACGCTGCGGCGGTGGTTGTTAAAGTGCCCGTGAAGGACACTTTGCTCTGTTGCTCTTTGTCTATCCTTTGTATTTATCCTTCGCCGccttatccttattttctttatatacttttttcctttGCAATTTACCATATattcgacccctcccccccaaacaaaaaagggggagagagagagagagagaaagagagggagggggagagggagagggagagggagagggagagggagagggagagggagagggagagagagagagagagagagggagagggagaggagagggagagggagagggagagggagagagggaggaggggagagggagagggagaggagagagagagagaggaggggagagagagaggagagagaggagagagagagagagagagagagagagagaggagggagagagggagaaaggagagagagagagagagcgagagagaagaggagagagagagaaagagagagaaagagagagaaagagagagatagagatagagatagagatagagatagagatagagatagagatagagatagagatagagatagagatagagatagagatagagatggagatggaaatggagatagaaagagagtgaaaatacataatttttttcgAACCAATATTTACCccaatcattctttcttttctgtatacatctccctccctccccctcccccaccctcccccccatccccctccctagtACCTAGCCCAAAACCTATCATCTATtcctaattcccccccccccatctcccccccccccccccccccgccccctccccctccctaatacCAAGCCCAAAACCTATCATCTATTCctaattccccccccctcccccctttttgggCCGCGTTCGGGAACAGAAGCGGCGCGGAGAGCAGCACTTTCAGCCGTCACAGACAACAGACAACGATCGGACGGCACAGACAGACACCGGCACAGACAGACACCGGCACAGACAGACACCGGCACAGACAGACACCGGCACAGACAGACACCGGCACAGACAGACACCGGCACAGACAGACACCGGCACAGACAGACACCGGGAGACACGAtttagatggattgatagacccGATGGCCGggcgatggatggatggatgtgtgtgcgtggttgggtgatgtgtctgttggtctgtctgtctgtctgtttgtttgccttacTGTTCATGTATCTTTAGGTTTGTGTCTTTctgcctatgtctgtctctctctctgtctctgtctgtctgtctgtctgtctctgtctctgtctctgtctctgtctctgtctctgtctctgtctctgtctctctctctctctctctctctctccctcgctctatatatatacacacacacacacatacacatatatatgtacacacacatacacacacagaggtagagggagatagagagataccgaaggagagaaatagactgTGACCGGGTTTTATTTCTACTCCTCTCCATTTATTGGCGTCTATCgactcattaaaagaaaaaaagaaaaagaagtcctTTGTCCTATTGGCAAGTCTATCgacattagaagaaaaaaaagaaaaaaaaaacaagaaaaaaagcaaagaagtcTTCTATCGAcattcgaagaagaagaagaaaaaaaaaacaagaaaaaagcaaaggTCTTCTATCgacattagaagaagaagaaaaaaagaagaaaaaaaagaaaaggtcttCTATCgacattagaagaagaagaaagaagaaaaaagaaaaaaaaaaagaaaaaaaaggtcttctatcattagaagaaagaaaaaaaaaacaagaaaaaaaagcaaagaagtcATCTATCgacattagaagaagaagaagaagaataagaagaataagaataagaaaaaaaaaacaaaaaaaaacaaaggtctTCTAtcattagaagaaagaaaaaaaaacaagaaaaaaaaagcaaagaagtcTTCTATCgacattagaagaagaagaagaaagaaagaaaaaaaaaaaacaagaaaaaaaatcaaagaacactcacctgtttgtctctctgcagCGCCATCACTCTCGCCATGGCATTCTTCTTCTCGATCTTCATCCGGGTCTTGAGCTCTCGTATCTCCTCGTTCTTCTCGTGAATAATTTTCCTCAGGTTCACGAGCCGCGTCTTGAGGGCGACCACCTCCCTCGTCCTTCgcgtgtcttcttcctccttctccttctccttgagcGGCGAGCGAGATCTGGAGTACTTCTCTCGCGTTCTCAGATTCTTCATCATGCGTTCGTCCCTCTGTCTCTGCGTTCTTCTctgcacttctctctccctcgtgggTCTCTCGAGTTCTAGTTCGCCGTTCTTGCTGTTCTTCTTCGGTTCCTCTCTCCGCTGGTTCGCTtggttcttgctcttcttcttggtTTCGTTTGTATCTTTATCTTCTCCGTCCGTTTCTCTCGTCTTTGGATCTGCTTTGGCGTTGTCATTTTCACTGCGGTTGCTCtctgattcttctcctccttcttcttcttcgtcgtctccttcttcctcgtcgtctccttcttcctcgtcgtctCCGGTGTCCGAGTCGTCCCTCTCGTTGCACTCCGAGAACCCGATGTCCGTTTCGTTGCATTCCGATTCGCCGATGTCCGTGATGTTGCACTCCGATTCGCACAGGTCGGTTTCGGGGCACTCGGACCAGCCCAAGTCGGCGTCGTGGCACTCCGACCAGCCGATGTCGGTGTCGTGGCACTCCGACTCGCCCATGGCCGACTCGTTGAAGTCGGTTTCCCCGGCGTCGGAGTCGGAGCCGCCCAAGTCCGTGTCGTTGGCGTCGGTTTTGAtgccttcgtccttctcctcctccggccTCGGTCCCTTCCGCACCTTGCCCGAGTGGGGGCTCCCGAGGTACGAGCCCGAGCTGCCGAAGTACGAGCTCGTGCTGGCGATGTGCGAGCCCGAGCTGCCGATGTGGGACCCGGTGCTGCTGAAGAAGGACCCGGCGCTCCCGAAGTAGGACCCCGAGTCGCCCAGCGGGGAGGACTTGTCGGACAGCTTCTTCCCGGGCGTCGtcccgtcctccccttcctccttgatGAACAGCTCGACCTCCCTCCAGCCCGGCCGGATGTGGTCCTCGAGGCGGTTCTCACCCTCCAGACTGACCTCTTCCCCCTGGCCGTCCTCCTTGGCgcggagtcctcctcctcctcctccgtcggcgTCGCTCACCTCCGTGTCGCCGCACCTGGCGCTGCTCCCGTCCTCCTTGTCGGTCCCGCTGGCCTTCAGCGTCGCCTCCGTCTCGCACCCGCTCTCCTCcgagccgccgccgccccgcGCCTCATCGCCCCCGTCGGCGCCGTCCTCACTCTCGTCCTCGAACGCCTCTCGGTcatcctcgacgcccacttcgccttcgtcctcgtcctcctcgttctCCGTCTCCTCGAACTCCTCCAGGGACGTGTCGAGGCTCGAGCCGGCGTTCCTGGGGTAGTGGCGCGCCTTGTGGACCTCCCAGTACATCTCGGAGCGGAACGTCTCGCTGAGGTGGGCGGCGAGGGCATCCTGGGGCTCCTCCACGTCCACCACGCCCGAGGTCAGGTGAGGGGTCAAGTGGGACGTGAAGCGAGGGCCGTCCACGCCTTCatcgctgctgttgctgttgttccgGTTCGGGTTGTATATGACACGGGGCTTCTTCGGCCGCTCCTCCATGGCCTCCGTCGTGCAGGGGCTCCGCTCTCCCAAGGACGCTCAAGAACGGCCTCGCTTCCCAGCGCGAGCAGCGTGCATGGTTCAGTTCCTTGTGCAATCACTTTCACGACCGACGGACGATCCTCACGAGACAATCCGAGTCGCCAGAGCAGACGACTCCCGCAGCCCAATGCAGCGCGAATCCCTGATTAGGCCCAACCCGTATGCAGAATCACGCGCCACGTCTTCGGGAAGTAACACATCGCACTTATCTCCAATATCGCACAAAAATCTCGGGCCTTATCGCGAAGATAAGATCATTGCACTCCGCGCCGCGCTGGCCAAGGCATCATTTTGCAAGATGTCCAACAGAACCTTTCAATCTGACACGGATATCAAATCACGCTTCTCCACTGCACTCTCCTTGTCATGCTGTTGCAAGGGTCATTTGCACAATGGAACACTTACTTCATtaaggagagaatgagattaaTCCACTGTATTTTAATTTTCACTGACAATCTACACGATATTTCCTGTCCCGTGCATTGCTGTGTCATTACACACGTTttcctatatttctatattttgaaTTTCGGAAACTACAACAAAGCACTGAATGGGTATTCACCTTTTCGAAACGAACTGACCTATGGCACATTTATCACAGATTTAGCACTTCAAATCATGCACTACGAATATGCACAACTCCCTTTTCAGGTCATGGGATCTACTACGGAGAGAAAAAACGAACATCTCTCCTTCTCCGACCACTACCGTTCCCATACTGACTGAATGAACAAGTTGTCAGACCTTACCTTGTGGGATGCCGCTGAGGTTACCGGTTACTATTTTCTGCAACGATTTACTCCTCTGAAACAAAACTATTTATGAATAGCATTTATTTCCTCAAAAGGACCACACTGATTAGGACATACAAACGAAATTATCAAACAgacaatcattattttttaacatATCGGGAAAAAATAAATTGGTAAATGACGAACTGGAACCTCCGCCATCCACCTGCTTGTCTGAGGGATCCCATGTTATCGTAAAGCCGCTGCTCTTTCCACGAGCCTTTTACCTGATAAGCATCACACTTATTCTTCTCTGTCACGTGCTAATTGTTCCAGTACAATATGTAAATAATTTCTTTGGTACAATATgtaaataatttcttttaaaaatcCATTAAGTTgtagagataaggaaggagggaaggaaggagagagggactggAAGTAAGTgtgagggaagtgaagagagaaggagacgaaaggagaaagaaaaaggggagggaaatggaaagggaagagaaagagagagagagaagaaaagaagaaaagggaaggaggcgggaaggacagaggaagggaaggagggaaggaaaatgacgcGTGGATTCAACGCGAGGCCGCAAAACCTTCGCCCTAAATCCGCCCACCTGTCGCAGCACTCGACGCCCACGCTCGCCTCCACCCACATGCCCACACATCCCGCCCGATCCGTCCCCGCCCACACCACCCGCCCGATCCGTCCCCGCCCACACATCCCGCCCGATCCGTCCCCGCCCACACATCCCGCCCGATC includes the following:
- the LOC138861644 gene encoding dentin matrix acidic phosphoprotein 1-like gives rise to the protein MEERPKKPRVIYNPNRNNSNSSDEGVDGPRFTSHLTPHLTSGVVDVEEPQDALAAHLSETFRSEMYWEVHKARHYPRNAGSSLDTSLEEFEETENEEDEDEGEVGVEDDREAFEDESEDGADGGDEARGGGGSEESGCETEATLKASGTDKEDGSSARCGDTEVSDADGGGGGGLRAKEDGQGEEVSLEGENRLEDHIRPGWREVELFIKEEGEDGTTPGKKLSDKSSPLGDSGSYFGSAGSFFSSTGSHIGSSGSHIASTSSYFGSSGSYLGSPHSGKVRKGPRPEEEKDEGIKTDANDTDLGGSDSDAGETDFNESAMGESECHDTDIGWSECHDADLGWSECPETDLCESECNITDIGESECNETDIGFSECNERDDSDTGDDEEEGDDEEEGDDEEEEGGEESESNRSENDNAKADPKTRETDGEDKDTNETKKKSKNQANQRREEPKKNSKNGELELERPTREREVQRRTQRQRDERMMKNLRTREKYSRSRSPLKEKEKEEEDTRRTREVVALKTRLVNLRKIIHEKNEEIRELKTRMKIEKKNAMARVMALQRDKQELKEQQQAIHKLECEKLYLGEEIFRITGVEEGFWSDQTLCSNASY